In a single window of the Vespa crabro chromosome 18, iyVesCrab1.2, whole genome shotgun sequence genome:
- the LOC124430462 gene encoding EF-hand calcium-binding domain-containing protein 1-like produces MPAEIPICALNSPSIEYSFRSKNKNNFKKIAERTHFTYREVEALGVIHRKILRTCGPINRSILRDIFHSGFDFTENKRHQHIDRLFAVIDKTNSLQIRMDHWIEALSIILRGTLDERINFAYKVYDLLRTNRLRKEQMFPMMRGCLIAHLPDEDPDDGVKDLIELMIKKLDVDRDGFVSENDFRTAVKERGEFFLECMGPVFPSREAQHAFLTTFTDNVE; encoded by the exons ATGCCAGCCGAAATTCCTATTTGTGCTCTAAATTCTCCATCGATTGAATACTCTTTTCgaagtaaaaataagaataattttaaaaaaatcgcTGAGAGAACACATTTCACGTACAGAGAAGTGGAAG CTCTGGGTGTGATACatcgaaaaattttacgaACTTGCGGTCCAATAAATCGTTCAATTTTACGCGACATATTTCATTCTGGATTCGATTTTACCGAAAATAAACGTCATCAACATATAGATAGATTATTTGCCGTTATCGACAAAACGAATTCTCTTCAA ataCGTATGGATCATTGGATCGAAGCTCTCTCTATTATCCTTCGTGGAACTTTGGACGAAAGAATAAACTTTGCTTATaaa GTCTACGATTTATTAAGAACAAATAgattaagaaaagaacaaatgtTTCCAATGATGAGAGGATGCTTGATCGCTCATTTACCCGACGAAGATCCAGATGATGGAGTAAAg gaTTTGATAGAATTAATGATCAAGAAACTCGACGTAGATCGCGACGGATTCGTTTCTGAAAATGATTTTCGAACGGCAgttaaagaaagaggagaattcTTTTTGGAATGCATGGGTCCTGTTTTTCCTTCGAGAGAAGCACAACACGCATTTTTAACTACATTCACCGATAATGTCGAATGA